Proteins from a genomic interval of Neorhodopirellula lusitana:
- a CDS encoding ABC transporter ATP-binding protein, with amino-acid sequence MPIIEVNDLTKHYRVYQKKEGLGGSIRGLFHREFRDVHAVQGINLTVEQGEFVAFLGPNGAGKTTTLKLLSGVIQPTGGTATVMGHIPWKREDDYRRRFALVMGQKNQLWWDLPARESYRLHQHIYGIDAKAFEARLDELSDLLDVTRLLDQPVRELSLGERMKMELIAALLHSPEVLFLDEPTIGLDVIAQHNIQKFLKYYQEKRQITILLTSHYMKDIAALCRRVVVIARGTIQYDGSLSGIIDKFSGDKLVTLQFAASESLSLPKSLGEVVNENWPKIQYKVPRGDVPRLLAETLRDHSIEDVVVEDPPLEDVIAGLFRESMENTQEAAQA; translated from the coding sequence ATGCCGATTATCGAAGTCAACGACCTAACCAAGCACTACCGCGTCTACCAGAAAAAAGAAGGCCTGGGCGGCAGCATTCGTGGACTTTTCCACCGAGAATTCCGTGACGTTCACGCGGTCCAAGGCATCAACCTGACCGTGGAACAGGGCGAATTCGTCGCCTTCTTGGGCCCCAACGGAGCCGGCAAGACCACCACGCTGAAACTATTGTCGGGTGTGATTCAACCCACCGGCGGTACCGCGACCGTGATGGGGCACATTCCTTGGAAACGGGAGGACGATTACCGACGCAGATTCGCGCTGGTCATGGGCCAAAAGAACCAGCTCTGGTGGGATCTGCCCGCCCGCGAGTCCTACCGTCTTCACCAACACATCTACGGCATCGACGCCAAGGCATTTGAAGCCCGTCTGGATGAACTAAGCGATCTGCTCGACGTCACCCGCCTGCTCGACCAACCCGTCCGCGAATTGTCACTCGGCGAACGGATGAAGATGGAGCTGATCGCAGCGTTGCTGCACAGCCCCGAGGTTCTCTTTCTGGACGAACCGACGATCGGCTTGGACGTCATCGCTCAACACAACATCCAAAAGTTCTTGAAATACTACCAAGAGAAACGCCAGATCACGATTCTGCTGACCAGCCACTACATGAAAGACATCGCTGCATTATGTCGCCGCGTCGTCGTCATTGCTCGCGGCACCATCCAGTACGACGGTTCTCTATCGGGCATCATCGATAAGTTCAGCGGTGACAAATTGGTCACGCTGCAGTTCGCCGCATCGGAATCGCTTTCGCTACCGAAATCACTGGGTGAAGTGGTCAACGAGAACTGGCCCAAGATTCAATACAAGGTCCCTCGTGGCGACGTGCCACGACTTTTAGCCGAAACGCTTCGCGATCACTCTATTGAAGATGTCGTCGTCGAAGATCCACCACTCGAAGACGTCATCGCTGGACTGTTTCGCGAGTCAATGGAAAACACTCAGGAAGCTGCTCAAGCATGA
- a CDS encoding class I SAM-dependent methyltransferase: MPQQLMNWYDRPQYFDMVFRDETNDEVRFFEKAFAKLVDTPVKRLYEPGCGSGRLVAAMAGRGYELVATDNNDAMLAYLQKRLKRRGLPSELLNTDMTTHVCKPAVDAAFCTFNTFRHLLDADSAETHLRSVADSLRPGGIYILGFHCIPLDADPDCTERWSAMHGGTKVSVTLRVINFERRKRRETLRVSIKATKANGQIERIRSEFQLRLYTPAQAKTLLKSVDDVFEIASVHDFDYDLDEQRKMDNDLTDAVFILRKR, encoded by the coding sequence ATGCCGCAACAGCTGATGAACTGGTACGACCGCCCGCAATACTTCGACATGGTTTTCCGAGACGAAACCAATGACGAAGTACGCTTCTTTGAAAAGGCGTTCGCGAAGTTAGTCGACACTCCCGTCAAACGACTCTACGAACCCGGCTGCGGAAGCGGTCGACTCGTTGCCGCGATGGCCGGTCGCGGTTACGAACTTGTCGCCACGGACAACAATGACGCGATGTTGGCTTACCTGCAAAAGCGACTCAAACGCCGCGGGTTGCCCAGCGAATTACTCAACACCGACATGACTACCCATGTCTGCAAACCGGCTGTCGATGCTGCGTTCTGTACCTTCAACACGTTTCGCCACTTGCTAGATGCGGACTCCGCCGAAACACACCTACGCAGCGTCGCGGACTCACTTCGGCCCGGCGGGATCTACATCCTCGGCTTCCACTGCATTCCGCTCGATGCTGACCCGGACTGCACCGAACGCTGGTCAGCAATGCATGGTGGAACCAAGGTCAGCGTGACCTTGCGAGTGATCAACTTCGAACGCCGCAAACGCCGAGAAACCCTGAGAGTTTCCATCAAGGCCACCAAAGCGAACGGCCAAATCGAGCGAATCCGAAGTGAATTCCAACTTCGGCTATACACGCCTGCCCAGGCCAAAACATTACTCAAGAGCGTCGACGACGTTTTTGAAATCGCGTCCGTTCATGACTTTGACTACGACTTGGATGAACAACGCAAAATGGACAATGATCTGACCGATGCAGTTTTCATTCTTCGCAAACGTTAA
- a CDS encoding acyl-CoA desaturase encodes MGDELLHEDDESGRDPQRIPKPEEVQPIQIMWQYVIVLSLVHLVALAAFVPAWFSYLFTWSGLVVGIAGHFVFGMMGITIGYHRLLTHRGFTCPKWMEHTLAILGMCNLQDSPARWVAIHRMHHQHSDHQPDPHSPLASFVWGHVGWVVCRHRDLDRTSRYERYVRDLLRDPFYLKLERKDGWFFVFVAHAIVLSGLGGLVGLAVSGGDWSVAWRYYLSWSVWGVAMRTVFVLHGTWSVNSLGHVFGYRNYETRDNSMNNWLVALISHGEGWHNNHHAAPRSAAHGHKWYEFDMSWRVIQLFELLGLAKNVQRPKAVSVAGKTIS; translated from the coding sequence ATGGGAGATGAGTTGCTGCACGAGGACGATGAGTCCGGTCGTGACCCTCAGCGGATTCCCAAGCCGGAAGAGGTGCAGCCGATTCAGATCATGTGGCAATACGTGATCGTGTTGTCGCTGGTGCACCTTGTCGCCCTGGCGGCATTCGTTCCGGCGTGGTTTAGCTATCTGTTTACATGGTCAGGTCTGGTCGTTGGGATCGCAGGTCACTTCGTGTTTGGCATGATGGGGATCACGATTGGTTACCATCGTTTGTTGACCCACCGTGGCTTCACTTGTCCGAAGTGGATGGAGCACACCTTGGCGATTCTTGGGATGTGCAATTTGCAAGACAGTCCCGCTCGCTGGGTTGCAATTCACCGAATGCACCACCAGCATTCGGATCACCAGCCCGACCCGCACTCGCCGCTAGCTAGCTTTGTTTGGGGACACGTGGGATGGGTAGTGTGCCGGCACCGTGACTTGGATCGAACGAGTCGCTACGAACGATATGTGCGCGACCTGTTGCGGGACCCGTTCTATTTGAAGTTAGAGCGTAAGGATGGTTGGTTCTTTGTCTTCGTCGCACATGCGATTGTGTTGTCGGGTCTTGGCGGCTTGGTTGGCCTGGCCGTCAGCGGTGGCGATTGGTCAGTTGCTTGGCGATACTATTTGAGTTGGAGCGTTTGGGGCGTGGCCATGCGGACTGTCTTTGTGCTGCATGGAACCTGGTCGGTGAACTCACTCGGTCACGTTTTCGGTTATCGAAACTACGAAACCCGGGACAACAGCATGAACAATTGGTTGGTCGCATTGATCAGCCATGGCGAAGGCTGGCACAACAATCACCACGCTGCCCCGCGGTCGGCCGCGCACGGGCATAAGTGGTATGAGTTTGATATGTCGTGGCGAGTGATCCAGCTTTTTGAGCTACTAGGTCTGGCCAAGAACGTGCAGCGTCCCAAGGCGGTGAGCGTCGCTGGGAAAACAATTTCTTAA
- a CDS encoding small basic protein gives MTMDRSLKVQAGAIKNRNVLTRAERVARLKELDRFDENADIIGMAKTRVQKISLKKKKKVKKADDKEK, from the coding sequence ATGACCATGGATCGAAGCCTCAAGGTTCAAGCCGGGGCCATCAAGAACCGCAACGTCCTGACCCGTGCCGAGCGAGTCGCTCGACTCAAAGAACTCGATCGTTTCGACGAAAATGCCGACATCATCGGCATGGCCAAGACACGCGTCCAAAAAATCTCGTTGAAGAAGAAGAAGAAGGTCAAGAAGGCCGACGACAAGGAAAAGTAG
- a CDS encoding DUF1559 domain-containing protein, whose amino-acid sequence MKSVSPMCSAPMYRMPPAPIRRAFSLLEIAVVLVILFVLFAISVPIVRDMRSIARRSNCHQNLARIVLANQAYASDFGHLPSGTFSYNAKLNEPVEPVVSLPDRDEPSWAYHQNWLASLLPFVDREGLYQSIDFRFGVYEEANRLPREVDLSFLRCPASSQRQVPNTTSYVGMHSNQSGPILVDGNGLLMLNRWVLLDEVVDGMAHTILVGEKLSPPEFDLGWMSGTRSSLRNAGTPINAEVPIEKYKDPLFVGGLASLHAGGASVAMGDGAVSFLSETVDMGIYQKLVGRNDSTTLPVGGIANEVIGESPAVQDDAQPDSESDSDPASGSDEVQPDRGS is encoded by the coding sequence ATGAAATCTGTATCTCCCATGTGTTCCGCTCCAATGTACCGAATGCCGCCTGCACCGATTCGCCGTGCTTTTTCGTTGTTGGAAATCGCTGTGGTGTTGGTGATTTTGTTTGTTCTGTTTGCGATCTCGGTGCCTATTGTCCGTGACATGCGGTCCATCGCTCGCCGCAGCAATTGTCACCAGAATCTCGCTCGAATCGTGTTGGCGAACCAGGCGTACGCCAGTGACTTCGGTCATTTGCCCAGCGGGACGTTTTCGTACAACGCCAAGCTGAATGAACCGGTTGAGCCCGTTGTCAGTCTTCCGGATCGCGACGAGCCGAGCTGGGCCTACCACCAAAACTGGCTGGCGAGTTTACTGCCTTTCGTCGATCGCGAGGGGCTCTACCAGTCGATCGATTTTCGGTTTGGTGTATATGAAGAGGCGAATCGTTTGCCACGCGAGGTGGATTTGTCATTCCTGCGATGCCCAGCGTCTTCCCAGCGGCAGGTTCCCAATACGACCAGCTACGTGGGCATGCATTCGAATCAGTCTGGACCGATCTTGGTGGATGGCAATGGCCTATTGATGCTGAATCGCTGGGTTTTGCTTGACGAAGTCGTTGATGGGATGGCGCACACGATCCTAGTGGGCGAGAAGCTCTCGCCGCCGGAATTTGATTTGGGATGGATGAGCGGAACCCGGAGTAGTCTTCGGAACGCGGGCACCCCGATCAACGCGGAGGTTCCGATCGAAAAATACAAGGATCCGCTGTTTGTCGGGGGCCTGGCAAGTCTTCACGCTGGTGGTGCGAGCGTTGCGATGGGGGATGGCGCTGTCTCGTTTCTCAGTGAGACGGTGGACATGGGGATCTATCAGAAGCTGGTTGGCCGGAATGATTCCACAACCCTGCCTGTTGGTGGGATTGCCAACGAAGTGATTGGAGAATCGCCGGCAGTTCAGGACGACGCGCAACCGGACAGTGAATCTGACAGCGATCCTGCTTCTGGCAGTGATGAAGTGCAGCCCGATCGAGGATCTTGA
- a CDS encoding ATP-binding cassette domain-containing protein produces MIQLDNISIGFRGPQLLDNVSVRIQRGDRIGLLGRNGAGKTTLLKLLAGDLTPDHGDIVPDAGVRIARLLQEVPRHIEMKVHDLMIARCTDIEGMASSLGPSDHETREPWEIEQLTEETLSRMDLDGEANFQDLSSGMKRRVLLARTIAAKPDLLLLDEPTNHLDIHSILWLEKFLKSWSGTLMFITHDRSFLQSLADRIWEIDRGRLFDWTCDYPTFLQRKSDALDAEEKQNALFDKRLAEEEAWIRKGIKARRTRNEGRVRALKALRVERTERRSQEGTAKLNLQTAQRGGALIAKLDNVSFDYGDSKTIVRDFSTLVMRGDKIGIIGPNGAGKTTLLKLILGKLEPTSGEIKLGTNLKVAYFDQLRDKLDPEATVAENIGEGSDKIVVGDKTKHILGYLQDYLFTPERARTPVKHLSGGERNRALLAKLMTRPANVIVLDEPTNDLDAETLEMLEEQLAGFDGTLLMVSHDRTFLNNVVTSTIVFENDEAEGTVNEYVGGYDEWEAAKLRREGEARELGNARGTIAQTKAAQSKAANDKQAEPETKAARLSYNEQRELKTLPTEIEKLEAKIASLHTEMAEPNFYQSGGDLIAQKSKELQDLESTLESKFKLWEELEARS; encoded by the coding sequence ATGATTCAACTCGATAACATTTCAATCGGATTCCGCGGCCCTCAACTGCTCGACAATGTGTCCGTGCGCATCCAGCGTGGTGACCGCATTGGCTTGCTGGGGCGCAACGGCGCCGGCAAGACGACTCTCCTTAAACTCCTTGCTGGCGACCTCACGCCCGATCACGGTGACATTGTTCCCGATGCGGGCGTTCGTATTGCTCGGCTACTGCAGGAAGTGCCGCGACATATCGAGATGAAGGTCCACGATCTGATGATCGCGCGGTGCACCGACATCGAAGGCATGGCATCTTCACTTGGCCCTTCGGACCACGAAACACGTGAACCCTGGGAAATCGAACAACTGACGGAGGAAACTCTGTCACGCATGGACCTGGATGGCGAAGCGAATTTCCAAGACCTATCGAGTGGCATGAAACGCCGCGTCTTGCTTGCCCGTACTATCGCCGCCAAGCCCGACCTCCTGCTGCTCGACGAACCGACCAACCACCTTGATATCCATTCGATCCTGTGGCTGGAAAAGTTCCTGAAGAGCTGGTCCGGAACATTGATGTTCATCACTCACGACCGTTCGTTCTTGCAATCCCTTGCCGACCGCATTTGGGAAATCGATCGCGGGCGCCTTTTCGACTGGACGTGCGACTACCCCACGTTTCTGCAGCGAAAGTCGGACGCACTGGACGCGGAAGAAAAACAAAATGCGTTGTTCGATAAAAGACTCGCGGAAGAAGAAGCCTGGATCCGCAAGGGCATCAAAGCCCGCCGAACTCGAAACGAAGGACGCGTCCGCGCGTTGAAGGCACTTCGTGTCGAGCGAACCGAACGACGATCCCAGGAAGGCACGGCGAAGCTGAACCTCCAAACCGCCCAGCGTGGCGGAGCGTTAATCGCCAAGCTCGACAACGTGTCGTTTGACTACGGCGATTCGAAGACCATCGTCCGTGACTTCAGCACGCTGGTCATGCGGGGCGACAAGATCGGTATCATCGGTCCCAATGGTGCCGGCAAGACAACACTGCTGAAACTGATTCTGGGTAAGCTGGAACCCACATCCGGTGAGATCAAACTCGGCACCAACTTGAAGGTGGCCTACTTCGATCAACTGCGTGACAAGCTTGATCCCGAAGCAACTGTTGCCGAGAACATCGGCGAGGGCAGCGACAAAATTGTGGTTGGCGACAAAACCAAACACATCCTGGGATACCTGCAAGATTACCTGTTCACACCCGAACGAGCCCGGACCCCGGTCAAGCATTTGTCCGGTGGTGAACGCAACCGAGCCCTTCTTGCCAAGCTGATGACGCGCCCGGCCAACGTGATCGTCTTGGATGAGCCGACGAATGACTTGGACGCAGAAACGCTGGAGATGCTCGAAGAACAGCTCGCTGGTTTTGACGGCACGCTCTTGATGGTCAGCCACGACCGTACGTTCCTAAACAACGTGGTAACCAGCACGATTGTTTTCGAGAACGATGAAGCTGAAGGTACCGTCAATGAATACGTCGGTGGCTACGACGAATGGGAAGCCGCCAAATTGCGTCGCGAAGGCGAAGCAAGAGAACTCGGCAACGCACGCGGCACCATCGCACAAACCAAAGCGGCTCAATCAAAAGCTGCCAACGACAAACAAGCGGAACCCGAAACCAAAGCCGCTCGACTGTCCTACAACGAACAACGCGAACTGAAAACCTTGCCGACCGAAATCGAAAAACTGGAAGCCAAGATCGCATCGCTGCACACCGAGATGGCCGAACCGAACTTCTATCAATCCGGTGGCGATCTCATCGCCCAGAAATCGAAAGAGCTTCAAGATCTCGAATCGACTCTCGAATCCAAGTTCAAACTCTGGGAAGAACTCGAAGCCCGTTCGTAG
- a CDS encoding DUF1501 domain-containing protein — protein MFNSSFTPLCDPRIHLSRRRLLGAGGGLMLPSIARQLAVAAERSRDPQSPPMSLIMLWLEGGPSQLETFDPHPGTLVGGDTRAIPTSVSGLEISDAFPATAEAMHLATLVRSVVGQEGDHERAIYNIKTGFRPDPTLIHPAIGAVLCDADDSGADIPRHVSILPTNSAGRGGFLGAKWDAFRTGDPRNPVPDVIANVDQDRLSQRLADLQNIVEPQFSKNRLTNLQENRTLHQASTEAARRMMSSDQLEAFDVRLESESNRQAFGEDRFGRGCLAAARLIEVGVRCVEVTLNGWDSHVNNHSLQNSAASRLDPALAALLHRLEDRGLLESTLVVCGGEFGRTPRVNAAEGRDHWPHGFSVLMAGGRFRKGHVHGATSTDIGATSPAKHVGEPVTISDLHATLQTALGLDPNYEYDTPVGRPMFRSEGRVLDSLLT, from the coding sequence ATGTTCAACTCTTCATTCACGCCTCTTTGTGACCCCCGAATCCACCTGTCTCGGCGGCGACTCCTGGGTGCTGGCGGCGGCTTGATGCTGCCCAGTATCGCCCGCCAACTTGCAGTCGCTGCCGAACGTTCACGTGATCCCCAGTCGCCGCCAATGAGCCTGATCATGCTTTGGTTGGAAGGGGGCCCCAGCCAACTCGAAACCTTTGATCCACATCCCGGCACGCTGGTCGGTGGCGACACCCGTGCAATCCCAACCAGTGTCTCGGGACTTGAGATTTCTGATGCGTTCCCCGCCACCGCCGAGGCTATGCACTTGGCCACTTTGGTACGCAGCGTCGTGGGTCAAGAGGGCGATCATGAGCGGGCGATCTACAACATCAAGACCGGCTTTCGACCCGACCCGACGCTCATTCATCCCGCCATCGGTGCGGTCCTTTGCGACGCTGACGATTCCGGTGCCGACATTCCCCGGCACGTTTCCATCTTGCCCACCAATAGTGCCGGGCGAGGTGGCTTCCTGGGCGCCAAGTGGGATGCCTTCCGCACCGGCGACCCGCGGAATCCGGTTCCCGATGTAATCGCGAACGTGGACCAAGATCGCTTGTCCCAACGGCTTGCCGATTTGCAAAACATCGTCGAACCCCAGTTTTCTAAAAACCGCTTAACCAACCTGCAAGAAAATCGCACCCTCCATCAAGCCAGCACTGAAGCGGCCCGCCGGATGATGTCCAGTGACCAGCTGGAAGCGTTTGACGTTCGCCTGGAATCCGAGTCCAACCGGCAAGCATTTGGCGAAGATCGGTTTGGCCGAGGATGCCTGGCCGCCGCCCGGCTCATCGAAGTGGGCGTGCGATGCGTCGAGGTCACGCTGAATGGTTGGGACAGCCACGTCAACAATCACTCCCTGCAAAACTCAGCCGCATCGAGACTGGATCCCGCCCTGGCCGCGTTACTGCATCGCCTGGAAGATCGTGGACTCTTGGAATCAACGTTGGTCGTTTGCGGCGGCGAGTTCGGACGCACCCCACGAGTCAATGCCGCCGAAGGACGTGACCACTGGCCACACGGATTCAGCGTTCTGATGGCGGGTGGCCGTTTCCGTAAAGGACACGTGCATGGGGCAACGTCCACGGACATCGGCGCCACCAGCCCAGCGAAACATGTTGGCGAGCCGGTCACGATCTCGGATCTCCACGCGACGCTGCAAACCGCCTTGGGCCTGGATCCTAATTATGAATACGACACGCCTGTCGGTCGCCCCATGTTCCGATCCGAAGGCCGCGTGTTGGACTCACTTCTAACCTAA
- a CDS encoding endonuclease/exonuclease/phosphatase family protein: protein MNCIPTWRLAILATILTAEALTSPARCAAEPFTVMTWNLEWFYDDAKKDNYSDLAIEKASPSRGQWNWRRDAAATAIAKIAPSVAAVQEIEGQRVLWYLTRSLERDHKLKYDEFVIQGNDHFTEQDVGLLVRSPVDLFSVMRGNVTSRMNRDTFGSVSKHVAAFIEVPIGQTTKDQTTETILIVNVHLRSRDVGDPIRKKQAASLNEWINGWTRHAPTTPVIVLGDFNTEQVAENVDPRSELAILMSRSTVDPSDDLIDLHDRIPKSGRQTHLLKGKQFDRILVSRSLVEDTPNVPDLVLSNVKVRRDVVIRGRGDTPTEHWDDYWGQPDDQRDLSDHYPVVAEFEIR from the coding sequence GTGAATTGCATTCCAACTTGGCGTCTGGCAATACTCGCCACCATCTTGACCGCTGAAGCACTCACCTCACCGGCTCGATGCGCCGCTGAACCCTTCACGGTCATGACATGGAATCTGGAATGGTTCTACGACGACGCCAAGAAAGACAATTACAGCGACCTGGCGATCGAAAAAGCCTCGCCTTCCCGCGGACAATGGAACTGGCGAAGGGACGCCGCCGCGACCGCCATCGCCAAGATTGCCCCCTCGGTGGCCGCGGTTCAAGAAATCGAGGGCCAGCGAGTCCTTTGGTACCTCACCCGGTCCCTCGAACGAGACCACAAGCTGAAGTACGACGAGTTCGTCATCCAGGGCAACGACCACTTCACCGAACAAGATGTTGGCTTGCTGGTGCGATCCCCCGTCGACCTGTTTTCCGTCATGCGAGGGAACGTCACATCTCGCATGAACCGAGACACCTTCGGTTCCGTTTCCAAGCACGTTGCCGCCTTCATTGAAGTCCCCATCGGCCAGACAACCAAAGACCAGACGACCGAGACGATCCTGATCGTAAACGTTCACTTGAGATCCCGTGACGTCGGCGATCCGATCCGCAAAAAACAAGCGGCAAGTCTCAACGAATGGATCAATGGTTGGACACGCCACGCCCCCACGACCCCAGTCATTGTCTTGGGTGACTTCAACACCGAACAGGTTGCCGAAAACGTCGACCCTCGTAGCGAGCTTGCAATCCTGATGTCACGCTCCACCGTGGACCCCAGCGACGATCTTATCGATCTGCACGATCGGATCCCCAAGAGTGGAAGACAGACACACCTGTTGAAGGGCAAACAGTTTGACCGCATCCTGGTCAGCCGGTCTCTCGTCGAAGACACTCCCAACGTGCCGGACCTCGTCTTGTCCAACGTCAAAGTGCGTCGCGACGTCGTCATCCGCGGTCGTGGCGATACCCCAACCGAACACTGGGACGACTACTGGGGACAACCCGACGACCAACGCGACCTAAGTGATCATTATCCCGTTGTTGCTGAGTTTGAAATTAGATGA
- a CDS encoding RNA-binding S4 domain-containing protein codes for MSETNTPPNPQPMIRLDDFLKAAGVVGTGGEAKVRIQAGEVLVNDEVETRRRKQLHAGDTVNWNSQLWVVDFDDEETQSDL; via the coding sequence ATGAGCGAAACCAACACACCTCCCAATCCTCAACCCATGATTCGGCTGGATGATTTCCTGAAAGCGGCCGGCGTGGTGGGTACCGGTGGCGAAGCCAAAGTCCGAATCCAAGCGGGCGAGGTATTGGTGAACGACGAAGTCGAAACACGACGCCGAAAACAACTGCATGCCGGCGACACCGTGAACTGGAACAGCCAATTGTGGGTAGTCGACTTTGACGACGAAGAAACGCAAAGCGATCTTTAG